In the Sphaerodactylus townsendi isolate TG3544 linkage group LG10, MPM_Stown_v2.3, whole genome shotgun sequence genome, one interval contains:
- the ANKRD50 gene encoding ankyrin repeat domain-containing protein 50 isoform X2 — protein MLNQLHIKSSGCFLYLERVLDGVVENFIMLREIRDIPGTLNGLYLWLCQRLFVRKQFAKVQPILNVILAACRPLTITELFHAVWTKNMALSMEDFQRKLDVLSKVLVDGLGNTKILFHYSFAEWLLDVKHCTQKYLCNSAEGHRMLAMSYTCRAKDLSPLEAQEFALHLINSNLQLETSELAVWMIWNGTPVKDSLSTLIPKEQEVLQLLVKAGAHVNSGDDRTSCIVRQALEREDSIRTLLDNGASVNQCDSNGRTLLANAAYSGNLDVVNLLVSRGADLEVEDTHGQTALTLAARQGHTKVVNCLIGCGANINHTDHDGWTALRSAAWGGHTEVVSALLYAGVKVDCADADSRTALRAAAWGGHEDIVLNLLQHGAEVNKADNEGRTALIAAAYMGHKEIVEHLLDHGAEVNHEDVDGRTALSVAALCVPASKGHASVVSLLIDRGAEVDHCDKDGMTPLLVAAYEGHVDVVDLLLEGGADVDHTDNNGRTPLLAAASMGHASVVNTLLFWGAAVDSIDSEGRTVLSIASAQGNVEVVRTLLDRGLDENHRDDAGWTPLHMAAFEGHRLICEALIEQGARTNEIDNDGRIAFILAAQEGHYDCVQTLLENKSNIDHRGYDGRNALRVAALESHRDIVELLFSHGADVNYKDADGRPTLYILALENQLTMAEYFLENGANVEASDAEGRTALHVSCWQGHVEMVQMLITYHADVNAADNEKRSALQSAAWQGHVKVVQLLIEHGALVDHTCNQGATALCIAAQEGHIDVVQLLLEHGADPNHADQFGRTAMRVAAKNGHTQIIKLLEKYGASTLNGCTPSPVHTMEQKPLQSVSSKMQSLTIKSNSSGSTGGGDMQPALRGLSNGPGHAFSSPSESPDSTVDRQKSSLSNNSLKSSKNSSLRTTSSTATAQTVPIDSFHSLSFTEQIQQHSLPRSRSRQSIVSPSSTTHSLSQNHSSPNSEFEWSQVKPSLKSTKANKTGKTENSSKSGSAGRKVKQTIASQPKVLEYEMTQFDRRIPVAKCGASVPLKSMPTDSQCKILVPPVQQEICRSQQQFLIHQQSGEQKKRNGIMTNPNYHLQSNQVFLGRVSVPRTVQDRGHQEVLEGYPSAETELSLKQALKLQLEGNDPSFNYKKETPL, from the coding sequence ATGTTGAATCAACTTCACATTAAAAGCAGTGGATGTTTTCTGTACCTAGAACGTGTCCTAGATGGAGTAGTAGAAAACTTCATTATGTTAAGAGAAATCCGTGATATTCCTGGAACACTCAATGGCCTTTATCTTTggctttgtcaaaggctttttgtGAGAAAACAGTTTGCAAAGGTCCAGCCTATTCTGAATGTAATTCTGGCTGCTTGTAGACCCTTGACTATCACAGAGTTGTTTCATGCAGTATGGACCAAAAATATGGCATTGTCTATGGAAGACTTCCAGCGGAAACTAGATGTTTTGTCAAAGGTTCTTGTTGATGGACTTGGAAACACAAAGATTCTTTTCCATTACAGTTTTGCAGAATGGTTGCTGGATGTAAAGCACTGTACTCAAAAGTATTTGTGTAATTCAGCAGAGGGACACAGAATGCTAGCAATGAGTTACACTTGTAGAGCAAAGGATTTATCTCCCCTGGAGGCTCAAGAATTTGCTTTGCATTTAATTAATTCAAACTTGCAATTGGAAACCTCTGAGTTGGCTGTGTGGATGATCTGGAATGGTACCCCTGTCAAagattctctgtcaacattaatCCCAAAAGAACAGGAAGTTTTACAGTTGCTCGTAAAAGCTGGTGCTCATGTCAACAGTGGAGATGATCGGACATCTTGCATAGTACGGCAGGCTTTGGAAAGAGAAGATTCCATTCGAACCTTGCTAGATAATGGAGCTTCAGTAAACCAGTGTGATTCAAATGGGAGAACTCTGTTGGCTAACGCTGCATATAGTGGCAATCTCGATGTCGTCAATTTGCTTGTTTCCAGAGGAGCAGATTTAGAGGTTGAAGATACACATGGCCAGACAGCACTTACTTTAGCTGCTCGGCAGGGGCATACCAAGGTTGTCAATTGTTTGATTGGGTGCGGTGCTAATATAAATCACACAGATCATGATGGTTGGACTGCATTGAGATCTGCAGCTTGGGGTGGGCACACTGAGGTGGTTTCTGCACTCCTTTATGCTGGAGTGAAAGTAGACTGTGCAGATGCAGATAGTCGGACAGCCTTGAGAGCAGCAGCCTGGGGAGGACACGAAGATATTGTACTGAATCTGTTGCAACATGGCGCTGAGGTCAACAAAGCAGATAATGAAGGCAGAACTGCTTTAATTGCTGCAGCGTACATGGGACATAAAGAGATTGTGGAGCATCTGCTGGACCATGGTGCAGAAGTAAACCATGAAGATGTGGATGGAAGGACAGCTCTATCTGTTGCCGCTCTTTGTGTACCTGCTAGTAAAGGACATGCTTCAGTTGTGAGCCTTTTAATTGATCGGGGTGCTGAGGTGGACCATTGTGACAAAGATGGCATGACTCCATTGCTGGTCGCTGCCTACGAAGGGCATGTAGATGTTGTTGACTTACTTCTGGAAGGTGGAGCGGATGTGGATCATACTGATAACAATGGTCGCACACCACTTCTTGCTGCAGCTTCAATGGGTCATGCTTCAGTTGTAAATACTCTGCTGTTTTGGGGGGCAGCTGTGGATAGCATTGATAGTGAAGGACGAACTGTTCTTAGCATAGCCTCTGCACAAGGTAATGTTGAAGTAGTACGGACTCTGCTGGATAGAGGATTAGATGAAAATCATAGAGATGATGCAGGATGGACGCCTTTGCACATGGCAGCTTTTGAAGGACACAGATTAATATGTGAAGCGCTTATAGAACAAGGTGCTCGAACAAATGAAATTGATAATGATGGGCGGATAGCTTTCATATTGGCAGCTCAAGAAGGTCACTATGATTGCGTGCAGACCTTACTGGAAAATAAATCTAACATTGATCACAGAGGGTATGATGGGAGAAATGCTCTTCGGGTTGCTGCTTTAGAAAGTCACAGAGATATAGTTGAGCTGCTCTTCAGTCATGGAGCTGATGTGAACTACAAAGATGCCGATGGCCGGCCAACACTTTACATTTTGGCTTTAGAAAACCAGCTCACAATGGCTGaatattttttagaaaatggtgCAAATGTAGAAGCGAGTGATGCTGAAGGAAGGACGGCACTTCATGTTTCCTGCTGGCAGGGCCATGTAGAGATGGTACAGATGTTGATAACGTACCATGCTGATGTGAATGCAGCAGACAACGAGAAGCGCTCAGCTTTACAGTCTGCTGCATGGCAAGGCCACGTCAAGGTAGTTCAGCTTTTGATTGAGCATGGAGCTTTAGTTGATCATACGTGTAATCAAGGTGCTACTGCACTCTGCATTGCAGCCCAAGAAGGGCACATTGACGTTGTGCAGCTATTACTGGAACATGGTGCTGATCCAAATCACGCAGATCAATTTGGGCGCACAGCTATGCGTGTGGCTGCAAAAAATGGGCACACGCAGATCATTAAGTTATTGGAAAAATATGGTGCTTCTACTTTAAATGGCTGCACTCCTTCTCCAGTCCATACAATGGAGCAAAAACCTTTGCAATCAGTATCTTCAAAAATGCAATCCttaacaataaaatcaaatagTTCAGGGAGCACTGGGGGAGGAGATATGCAGCCTGCTTTGCGTGGCTTGTCAAATGGGCCAGGGCATGCTTTTAGTTCTCCTTCTGAATCTCCCGATTCAACAGTGGATCGGCAGAAGTCTTCTCTATCCAATAATTCCCTCAAAAGCTCAAAAAACTCTTCTCTTCGCACCACCTCATCTACAGCAACTGCCCAGACGGTACCTATTGATAGTTTCCATAGTCTGTCCTTTACAGAACAAATACAGCAGCATTCATTGCCTCGCAGTAGAAGTAGGCAGTCCATTGTTTCACCTTCTTCCACTACCCATTCCTTAAGTCAGAATCATAGTTCACCAAATAGTGAATTTGAGTGGAgccaagtgaaacccagcttgaaatcaacaaaagcaaacaaaacagggaaaacaGAAAACTCTAGCAAATCTGGGTCTGCAGGAAGAAAAGTGAAACAGACTATAGCTTCTCAACCAAAAGTCCTAGAATATGAAATGACTCAGTTTGATAGACGGATACCTGTTGCCAAATGTGGAGCCAGTGTGCCACTTAAATCAATGCCTACAGACAGTCAGTGCAAAATTTTGGTCCCGCCCGTTCAGCAAGAAATCTGCCGATCACAACAGCAGTTCTTGATCCATCAACAAAGTGgggaacagaaaaagagaaatggaaTAATGACAAACCCAAATTACCATCTTCAGAGCAATCAGGTGTTTCTTGGCAGAGTTTCTGTCCCACGTACAGTACAGGACCGGGGACACCAGGAGGTTTTGGAAGGCTACCCTTCTGCAGAGACAGAACTAAGCCTCAAACAAGCCTTAAAACTCCAACTAGAGGGGAATGACCCAAGCTTCAATTATAAGAAGGAAACACCATTATAA